DNA sequence from the Poecilia reticulata strain Guanapo linkage group LG19, Guppy_female_1.0+MT, whole genome shotgun sequence genome:
TCCACAAGTAACAAACTGCAATCTGCCAGACAAATATGACCTGTTCCCACAGGATGTTGGATCCTCTTACTGGTTTATGTGACAAATGTGGCTTGAGATTCTTGAAATTCCTCAAGCTaactgaagaaataaatgctaaaatgatttgttttatcttcCCATTTGCCCTCCAGTGTCTCTGATCGTCAGACCAGACCTTCAGCAGTTCTTCAGTGGACAATCAGTGTCTCTGAGTTGTGAGGATGGACAGACAGCTGATGGATGGACAGTTAAGAGGACCAAAGGAACACTCACTGAAACCTGTGGAGCATCTGGATCAGACTTTGGGGTGTTTAAAGACTCCTTCTGTGTCCTTGACCTCTTGTCTTCTTACACTGGAGTTTACTGGTGTGAAACCAGTGCAGGACAGAGGAGTGACCACATCAATATCACTGTTAACCAGAAAGAAGGTAGGGTATTTTGCTTGGTTTGAGGTCTTCAGCTTCATGGAGTCTAGTTTGTTCGGATCCCTGTGCTTGTATTGTTGGAACCAAAAATATTGACTTCTGTCATTCTTTTGAACACTTAACTCTGTGACTTTAGTGAAGTATGGTCCAGTGGTCATATTCTCGGCATAATTATGTTGTAGGATGGATATGTAGTAATCTGAGCCATGGGGGTTGCTTAGGAATCCAATAAAATTGGCCAAGAGTGTAGCCTTGGTGTCCCTCACAAATTATCTTTGTTAGCTCATCATTATAATTAAGAGGGGACAGAATAACCCTTGTCTGTCAAAAAATATCAGAGCCAGTTTAGGATATTATGAGACAATTCTTACCCCTTTCCCATTATATTAAGCTCAACTGTCCAATAAAACTAGGACAGGTTTTTGATGGGCAGGAAATTTTATCCAAAACCTTTACAAATGCGGTTGTAGTCCCGAGTAAGAAAAAGATAACGGAaaggtttttaatcaaacttaatAAAAACTTGTGGACAGATAGGGCTGGATATGGATATTGCTGACAAAGATGTTGTTTGGCTGggcatttgttttgttgcagtgGATGATGATTGCTTACAGCACACGCAGTTTCCAGCATCTTTCTTCAAGCTGGCACATTATGTACTTCATGGTAAAACGTTACcgattgggtaaaatcagatcgaatcatttaaaactttaacacagTCCCGCAAGCAATTGTGTCTCAACAGCTAAGGGTCCAGACATAGAAAAGCATAGAATAAAgggctatttttttctttaccagaCTAAGGGGAACACAGCTAAGGAGAGTTATCAAAACTTGTTGGAACCACATCAAACTTTTCTGAACCTGACATTGTATCATCATGATGTTTGTGACAGGATAAACATCTCATCTGTGTCTCTCTATTCAGACAGGGTTTTTATTCTAGAGATCCCTGCTCTTCCTGTGGTGAAAGGAATCAATGTCACTCTGCATTGTCGTCACAAAGATGGCTCCATCCGTGCAGCTTTTTTCTACAGGAACAGTCAAATTATTGGAGATGGAGTCAAATCTCAGAAGGCCATTATTCACAGAGTCCAACAGTCCGATGAAGGTTCCTACTGGTGTTCTACTGACACTTCTGGATCATCACCTCATAGCTATCTAAGAGTCAGAGGTGAGGAtagtgacatcacttcctgtgtcCAGACATGTCCAGAAATCAATCAGACATGATTGATTTAGCTTCATTTATGTACCCTCAGTTCacaataaatattgtttcactGTATAGAACATTCAGATACtagtttatttacagaaatatgtAATAAGATCAGTCCAGTACTAAATACAGATGCATATGGAGAAGCATTTATAATAATACTATCTTATTTATGAAAAGGTTGAGTTTATTATCTCAACTGGCACAATTTCTAAGAAAACAGCCGATTTCATCGCTAACTTTGCAGCAATTCCTCCATCTGACCAGCAGGTGGTGTCTGCTTTAGTGACCAAACGTATCTTTTATCTTCATCCAGATCCTCCTCTCCCTCAACCATCTTCCTACCCCATGACAGCTTCCACTTCTTCAGCTGATGGTGCTAATCATACAGCAagttctccttctccttctgtGTCATTGGTGCACCTCCtgtgccacctgctggtcatTTGCCCGTACTGCGTGTGCAGCATCCTGCTGGCTTCaatctgctgcagcaggagctcaGGTAAATAACTTTAACCTGTGACAACATCTCTACAATAGCGTTGCATAGATGATGTTTTCATGATATTCACACTACTTGAGATGTATGTGCACAAAAGTCACTTCGAAGGTGACGAAGTGAAAATGACACATCAGCAATGAAACTGACTGGATCACACATTCTGATCACTTCCTGTTAAAATTTTATCCTTTCAAACCTGCAGGAAACCAAGCTGCGGTCTCCATAGAAACCACCCAGCTTGGTGGACCGGGTGATATTGCTGCTGATGTCACTACAGAGCATGAGTTCTGATGGAGCGTGAGCTGCAGGTTTGGGGTGCATGTCCGGCTGCTTCGCCACAAACAGGAAGCCTGGACCCGAacccaaccaatcagagcagcttCTGAAAAGAGgtttcacttcctgctcagCTTCTTCTGAGTGAAATAAGACCTACTGACACTTGGACCACCAGAAGCACCAAACTGCTCTGTATTTTCAGCTTGATAGCATCGCTCTAGAGGAACTGATATGTTTGAATTGGGTCCATCTTTTTTATATTGAGATTTGGTTTCTAAATgtctattttaaaattttgaacaAGTTGtcgattaatggtttattaggtTAAAATTAGTTACATTCGTCTAACTTTGAACTCTTTGTTCTTACTGGTCTACTCTTAGACCAGTAGtgcccaaagttggtcctcaagggccggcatcctgcatgtttcctgctggtttaacgcacctggatcataTTATGGCTCGTTAGATGACcaaagaggaacattgacatgctgaaaaggttgttactgccaccagggagagaactaaaacatgcaggatgtcgGCCTTCGAGGACCGATTTTGGGCATCCCTGTCTTAGACCTtatttagtgttgtagtttggccgccatccaggaGATGACGATGATGGTAATCCTTATGCGGAACAAGAATTAAAGAGGCAGCGATATCCCAGAACAGGGAAACAGcagttctgttttgaaatataaacactcgacaAGCTCCATAAGCTATAACCTTAAATAGAGCTTATTTAGCCGTGCTGGAGGACGGAGCATCTTCAACTTCTCAACTAAAAATTATTGAAGTATGTGACATGGATATGAGAATGTGATGATGACAGAAAAGCGGAGGGCAAAAAAATTGTAATGCGGTATAAAGAAACCccaattttgtgtgttttttgtttttttcccccccttttttggCACTAAtataacagacaaaaaaaatcaaacattccatatgtcatgttttttgtttgcttgttttttttaattaggcaTGTGAAATGTTTGGCCTGGTTTTGGACTCACTGAGCAGCAGCCCTTTAACTGTTTGCTTACAgtactgaaaaaataaataatgcctTTTTAATTGAAGAAAATCGCATATATGAAAGCCCTGTGATTTCAACTTGGTAGTTCTGGGCcatgttgcaaaacaaaacaaaaagaaccaaTGCCGAAATACATTACTCACATTATCTCacgttcattttttattttctgctcattttgaaAGTAGTGATTAATACAAATGAGACGAtttattcactgtttttttttttccattaaaccaCAACTAAAACCAGTGGGAAGATTGGGACAGGCAAATATTTAGAATTATTGTTGTCATTATCCGGTAATACACATTTCACATGCACCCAGTCACTCTGTAGCGTTGAGGTATCATGTATGGGAGTCACCAGGCTGCAACTTGACCACTGACGGAGtttcaaaaatggaaacaacatcaaactaattttctcTAGGCTTTGAAATTCCTGAGCTGTAGCCTCCACGCCCCTGTGTTTGTCTTCAACACAGGGCTTTTCCAGATTAATTTAGCAACACTTTCTTCTGTATAATTGAAAGAATAAGTCTGTCATTTCTGATCAAAAGCAAACTTCTTGGCTGATCCCCAAAGACGTTACCAGctatatgaataattttgagtccaattttaacatttattttaaactttataaagtaaaatgaaCAATAATCTTTTAAcataatgtgtgttttgttgctaaaacaACTATCTTCcttcactattgcttctactaTCCTGCCCTCCCCACCCCACcccacttttttcttttgaatttacTGGAAAAGACATTAAGGAATCATAAGTCGAGGATGATGTCAGCATCAGACAAGGCTGACTGAAGCTGTGAAACTGAATAATTGTCTAATGCACGACGTTAATGGAACCCTGACGTCACTTTCACAGTCAAGATGCTCACTGAGGAAAGCCAAAATGTATAACCCTAACACCAACTgtgaaagatttttctttttattcaacaCAAGAAACCACAATGAGAAGTCACCTGATTCTTACCTAAACTCCACGTGTGTGTAATCTAAACTtggtataaatccagctgttctgtctCCGATGTTTGTTAGAGGATATTagggaacacagcagacaggtcagactGAATGTTGTTTGGAAGTTTACAGTAGGGTGTACCGATACAAGGCCATCGTCCAAAACTGTAAAGAAATTCATCAAAATTCATCAAAACATGGCATGGGCAGAGCTGACAAGAAGACCCGGAGGCTCAAGGCCACGGTTAGTCTAAGGCGGACCAAGACCAAAGCAGAGCTCTACTTCTACTCCAAAACTAAAATCTGCAGCATGATTGTTCAGAAAATGATCCTGAACTCTGGCTGGCCGCTGGCAAAAGATGTGAAACTGGTGTGACACAAAGCACAGTTATGAAACTTCCTCTATCAGCTTTTGACGAGAAGGCTGGAAACTACAAATCAGGAATCAGTTCTGACAAATCTACCTCAATGTACCTACTCAATGTAGGGCCACACCTGTTTATGTTTATGGTGATTTCACTTGCCTGTTTTCAGTTGGTCGATGTGGTATTTAAGTTACTGATTTCTACCCACTTGTTGTTTGGTCGTCTgttctcagtttttattcatcCCTAGTTCCTGTGTTTCCCTTGGAGGTGCCAATGTCCTGTTACCACTTTAGTCTTTTGGTACAACAAAA
Encoded proteins:
- the LOC103482044 gene encoding Fc receptor-like protein 2 yields the protein MKVPSVCLLLGVSAVLLAGGTDSEVSLIVRPDLQQFFSGQSVSLSCEDGQTADGWTVKRTKGTLTETCGASGSDFGVFKDSFCVLDLLSSYTGVYWCETSAGQRSDHINITVNQKEDRVFILEIPALPVVKGINVTLHCRHKDGSIRAAFFYRNSQIIGDGVKSQKAIIHRVQQSDEGSYWCSTDTSGSSPHSYLRVRDPPLPQPSSYPMTASTSSADGANHTASSPSPSVSLVHLLCHLLVICPYCVCSILLASICCSRSSGNQAAVSIETTQLGGPGDIAADVTTEHEF